A portion of the Carya illinoinensis cultivar Pawnee chromosome 11, C.illinoinensisPawnee_v1, whole genome shotgun sequence genome contains these proteins:
- the LOC122283031 gene encoding LRR receptor-like serine/threonine-protein kinase FEI 2, which produces MEMGVFVWVLSLIYAITLLSPSSLALNHDGLTLLEMKSTLNDTRNVLSNWKASDESPCEWTGVICHPHDQRVRFINLPYMQLGGTISPSIGKLSRLHRLAFHQNGLHGIIPNEITNCTELRALYLRANYLQGGIPPDIGNLSSLTILDVSSNSLKGAIPSSIGRLTRLRSLNLSTNFFSGEIPDFGALSTFGNTSFIGNLDLCGRQVNRPCRTSMGFPVVLPHAASDEAAVTTKRSSHYVKGVLIGAMSTLCLALVVLLALLWAWMLSKKERAAKRYTEVKKQVQQDASTKLITFHGDLPYPSSEIIEKLESLDEEDVVGSGGFGTVYRMVMNDCGTFAVKRIDRSREGSDQVFERELEILGSIKHINLVNLRGYCRLPASKLLIYDYMAMGSLDDFLHEHGPEEHTLNWGARLRIALGSARGLAYLHHDCCPKIVHRDIKSSNILLDEKLEPRVSDFGLAKLLVDEDAHVTTVVAGTFGYLAPEYLQSGRATEKSDVYSYGVLLLELVTGKRPTDSTFVKRGLNVVGWINMLLKQNRLDEVLDKRCTDAEMESVEAILELAATCTDANPDDRPSMNHVLQLLEQEVMSPCPSDFYESHSDYC; this is translated from the exons ATGGAAATGGGTGTTTTTGTTTGGGTTCTCTCTCTGATTTATGCGATTACCCTTTTGAGCCCTAGCTCCCTTGCTCTCAATCATGATG GTCTGACATTATTGGAAATGAAAAGCACTTTGAATGACACTAGAAACGTCCTCAGTAATTGGAAGGCTTCCGATGAGTCCCCATGCGAATGGACTGGTGTCATTTGCCATCCTCATGACCAACGAGTCCGCTTTAT AAATCTACCTTACATGCAGCTAGGAGGGACTATATCTCCCAGCATTGGTAAACTGAGTAGACTACATCGACT GGCATTTCACCAGAACGGCTTACATGGAATTATTCCTAATGAAATTACAAATTGTACTGAGCTCCGAGCCTT GTACTTGCGGGCAAATTATCTCCAAGGAGGCATACCGCCTGACATTGGCAACCTTTCTTCTCTCACCATATT GGATGTATCAAGCAATTCGTTAAAGGGTGCTATACCTTCCTCTATTGGCCGTCTAACACGGTTACGCTCTCT GAACTTGTCCACAAACTTTTTTTCTGGTGAGATCCCAGATTTTGGAGCTCTAAGCACATTTGGGAACACCTC GTTTATTGGCAATCTTGACCTTTGTGGCCGGCAAGTAAACAGGCCATGTAGGACTTCAATGGGATTCCCTGTAGTGCTACCACATGCTGCAAGTGATGAAGCAGCAG TCACTACCAAGCGATCTTCTCATTATGTAAAGGGAGTGCTAATTGGCGCAATGTCCACATTGTGCCTTGCACTGGTTGTGCTGCTTGCTTTGCTCTGGGCTTGGATGCTATCAAAGAAGGAAAGAGCAGCTAAGAGATATACGGAGGTCAAAAAGCAAGTCCAGCAAGATGCAA GCACAAAACTTATTACTTTCCATGGTGACCTGCCATACCCATCAAGTGAGATCATTGAAAAGCTAGAATCTCTTGATGAAGAAGATGTGGTGGGGTCAGGCGGGTTTGGTACTGTATACAGGATGGTAATGAATGATTGTGGAACATTTGCTGTTAAAAGGATTGATCGAAGTCGTGAAGGATCAGATCAAGTATTTGAGAGAGAGTTGGAGATATTGGGTAGCATCAAGCACATAAATTTAGTAAACCTGCGAGGTTACTGCAGACTCCCAGCTTCAAAGCTTCTTATCTATGATTATATGGCTATGGGCAGCTTAGATGATTTCTTGCATG AGCATGGGCCTGAAGAACATACCTTGAACTGGGGTGCCCGATTGAGAATAGCCCTTGGTTCTGCCAGGGGTCTGGCATACTTGCACCATGACTGCTGTCCAAAGATTGTGCATCGTGACATAAAATCCAGCAACATTCTCCTTGATGAAAAGTTGGAGCCTCGTGTATCAGACTTTGGTCTTGCCAAGCTTTTGGTTGACGAGGATGCGCATGTCACAACCGTTGTTGCTGGAACTTTTGGCTACTTAGCACCAg AGTACCTGCAAAGTGGGAGAGCTACCGAGAAGTCAGATGTATATAGCTATGGAGTCCTCTTGCTTGAGCTTGTAACTGGAAAGAGACCAACTGATTCAACTTTTGTGAAGAGAGGCTTAAATGTTGTTGGTTGG ATAAATATGCTGTTGAAACAAAACCGATTGGATGAGGTATTAGATAAAAGGTGCACAGATGCTGAGATGGAATCTGTGGAAGCAATTCTGGAATTAGCTGCCACATGCACAGATGCAAATCCAGATGATCGGCCATCGATGAACCACGTGTTGCAGTTACTAGAGCAAGAGGTCATGTCTCCTTGTCCCAGTGATTTCTATGAATCTCATTCAGATTACTGTTGA